The sequence AAGATGATCGCGATCAATCCGCTCGAGGAGGTCGGGCTCACAAGTTTTGTCGATCCAAATCCACAGCACGGCAACCCGTTGTCGGTGTTGGGCCTGCGGCCGGCAAAGCTCGCCGACCTGCATCTGCCGGTGCGGATAGGCGGCGACATGGCCGTCATCAAAGGCTTGATGAAATCGCTCCTCGAACGTGAACGAGCGGCACCGGGAACGGTGTTCGATCACGAGTTCATCAGCGGGAAAACCGAAGGTTACGATAGGTTCATCGCGACGCTCGATGCCACCTCCTGGGACGTCATCATCGAGGCGTCAGGGCTAGGACGTGCCGAGATCGACGAGGTAGCCGCGATGATCGCGGAGTCAGGTTCGTTCATCACCTGCTGGGCCATGGGTGTGACACAGCACACCGACGCGGTCGCAACCATTCAGGACATCGTAAATCTCCACCTGCTTCGTGGCGCCATCGGCCGGCCCGGAGCGGGGCTGTGTCCCGTCCGCGGCCATTCGAATGTGCAGGGCGACAGGACGATGGGCATTTGGGAGAGGATGAACCCCGTGTTTCGTAAGAATCTCGAACGCGAGTTTGGCTTTGAGACGCCGGAGCACGACGGGTTTGATACCGTTCAGTCAATCGCCGCGATGAGCGACGGGCGGGCACGAGTTTTCTTCGCGATGGGCGGCAATTTTGTCGCCGCCTCACCGGACACCGAGACGGTTGCCGCGGCTGTTGCGAATTGCGACCTAACGGTCCAGGTCATCACAAAGCTCAACCGCACGGCTCTGACCCCGGGCAAAACCTCGCTGATATTGCCCTGTCTTGGCCGGACAGAAATAGATCGGAGTGCGGACACTCTTGTCCGCATGGACGCCGCTTCGGCGTCCGATTCCGTAAGAATGGGTAAGGTGAGTGAAACCACAGCTCGAGTCGCCGGAGGAACCGGCGATGCGGACAAGAGTGTCCGCACTCCGACGGAGCAGTTCGTCTCCACTGAGAGCACAATGCTGAATGTGCAGATGTCGCGCGGCATCTATGAGCCGGGCTCGCCGCATTTGCGTAGCGAGGTTTGGATCGTCGCTCAGATGGCGAAGGCAGTGTTGGGCGATAGGTCGAGCGTTGATTGGGACGCGATGTGCGGCGATTACGATCTCATTCGTGACGCGATCTCGCGCGTCGTGCCGGGCTGTGAGGATTATAACCGGCGCATTCGCGTGCCCGGCGGCTTTTATATGCCGAATCCGCCGAATGAGGGCCGGTTCCCGACACGGTCCGGAAAAGCCCTTTTCCGGCCGAGTGAGCTTTCAAAGATCGATCTGCCGCCGGGCCGGCTGCTGTTGACGACGATACGGTCGCACGACCAGTTCAATACAACGATCTACGGCCTCGATGATCGCTATCGCGGCATCGACGGCGGGCGGCATGTGCTGTTCATAGGTGAGGCCGATATCGCGAAATACGGCCTGACGGCCGGGCAAAACGTCGATATCACGAGTCATTTTAGCGATCGCGAACGGTCGGTTTTTGGTTTCACGGTCGTGCCATATCGAATGCCGCCGGATTGCGTCGCGGCGTATTTTCCTGAGGCAAATCCGCTAATCCCGCTCGGCAGCACCGCAAAACGCAGCGGCACGCCGACATCGAAATGCGTGATCGTATCCGTCACGCCAAGCGTATGATCGATCTCGAAAGTTTCATCCTGATCGGTGGCCGCTCGTCGCGGCTTGGTAAGGACAAGGCGTTCGTCGAGGTCGATGGCGTAACGTTGGCGGAACGAGCGGCGCGGACAGTCGAGCAGGCATTTCCAGATGTTCACGTTACGTTCGTTGCCGGAGCCGGCTCGCAGTTTCCGCTCGATACTATTGCCGGGCTTGCCCGCCCAATGATCGCCGATCTGCGGCCCGGCTTTGGTGCGTGGAGCGGGCTGCATGCGGCGTTGGCATATGCGCGAACGGAATGGGCGTTAGTGTTGGCGTGCGATTATCCGTTTGTGACGGACGAGCTATTGAGGTTTCTCGCCGGCTGCGCGTCCGACGGGCACGATGCCATCGTTGCGGTTCAACCGGACGGGAGGCTGCAGCCGCTTTGTGCGTTGTATCGCGTCGGGCCGATGCTCGCTGAGATCGAGGGACTGATGAATCGATGCCATTCTATGCCGCCGCTGGTCCAGTTTCTGGAGAGAGAGCAAACGCGACTCGTCGCGGCTGATGAGTATTCGGCAGCCGGCGATCCTAAGATGCTTTTTCTGAACATCAACACTCAAGACGACCTTGAGCGTGCGCGTGTGGCAAAATAGACTTTGTGGACATCTGGCCTGACAAGTTTCGCGAGGAGTGCGGCATATTCGGCATATTTGGCCATGCCGAGGCGTCAACGCTGACGCAGCTTGGGCTGTTTGCCCTGCAGCATCGCGGCCAGGAGGCGTGCGGCATCGTATCGGCGGACGGCGATGACCTGATCCAGCAGCGCGGGATCGGACTGATCGCCGACGTGCTGAATCCCGAGGTGCTGACCAAATTGCCCGGCACGGCGGCGATCGGGCATACGCGATATTCGACCGCGGGCAAGAACACGATCAAGGAAGTTCAGCCGTTTCGCGTGAAATGCCAGCATGGACTGATCGCGGTATGTCATAACGGCAACCTGCCGTTTGCCGAGGCCCGCCGCCGCGAATTGGAAAAGGACGGCGCGATATTCTCATCTACGTCTGATACCGAGACCATCCTGCACGGCATCGCTCGAACGAAGGCCACGAACGCCGTGGAGGCGATAAAGAAAGTCCTCGCCGAGACCGAAGGCGCATTTTCACTGCTTTTCCTGACGACCGATGCGTTGATCGCGGTGCGTGATGCACGCGGATTCAGGCCGCTGGTGCTGGGCAAATATCAGGATGCGTGGTGCGTGGCTAGCGAGACGTGTGCATTTGACCTCATCGACGCGGAATACGTTCGGGAGGTCGAGCCGGGCGAGATGGTGATCATTGACTGGCGCGGGCTGCATTCATCAATGCCGTTTGAGCAGAAGCAGCATGCGGTATGCACGTTTGAGCATGTGTATTTTTCGCGGCCGGACTCGATCATTTTTGGCCGCTCGGTGAATCAGTCGCGGCATATGATGGGCAGGCATCTCGCGGTCGAGCATCCCGCGGACGCCGACATTGTTGTCCCTGTGCCCGATTCGGGCGTGGCCGCGGCTATCGGCTATTCTGCCCAGTCCAGCATACCGTTTCGGCAGGCGATAATTCGCAATCATTATGTCGGCCGCACGTTTATTGAGCCCACGCAGAACATCCGTTCGTTTGGCGTCAGGCTCAAGCTCAATCCGATCAAGGACCTCATCAACGGCCGCCGCGTGGTGTTGGTGGATGATTCGATAGTGCGCGGCACGACCTCGAAAAAGATCGTCCAGATGGTCCGCGAGGCCGGCGCGGCCGAGGTTCACATGCGCGTTTCGTGCCCGCCGACCACGCATTCCTGTTACTACGGCGTCGATACGCCCGACCGCGATCAGCTTATCGCCTCGCACACGCCCGTGGACGAGATCTGTCGCCAGATCGGTGCCGACAGCCTCGGCTACCTGTCATTGACGGGCCTGCTCCAATCGATCGGCCTCGATCCGGCA is a genomic window of Chloracidobacterium sp. containing:
- a CDS encoding FdhF/YdeP family oxidoreductase; the protein is MHAVTNALRHVFGKMGVVRGTRGMLKLNQKGGVDCQSCAWPDPDRRTINEFCENGAKALADEGTTRRIGREFFAEHSVADLSEQTDFWLNQQGRLTEPMVLREGGTHYEPVSWEAAYAIVAEHLNSLASPDEAIFYTSGRTSNEAAFIYQLFVRQFGTNNLPDCSNMCHESTSVALAESIGLGKATIRLEDFERTDLVIVIGQNPGTNAPRMLSSLAAAKAAGAKMIAINPLEEVGLTSFVDPNPQHGNPLSVLGLRPAKLADLHLPVRIGGDMAVIKGLMKSLLERERAAPGTVFDHEFISGKTEGYDRFIATLDATSWDVIIEASGLGRAEIDEVAAMIAESGSFITCWAMGVTQHTDAVATIQDIVNLHLLRGAIGRPGAGLCPVRGHSNVQGDRTMGIWERMNPVFRKNLEREFGFETPEHDGFDTVQSIAAMSDGRARVFFAMGGNFVAASPDTETVAAAVANCDLTVQVITKLNRTALTPGKTSLILPCLGRTEIDRSADTLVRMDAASASDSVRMGKVSETTARVAGGTGDADKSVRTPTEQFVSTESTMLNVQMSRGIYEPGSPHLRSEVWIVAQMAKAVLGDRSSVDWDAMCGDYDLIRDAISRVVPGCEDYNRRIRVPGGFYMPNPPNEGRFPTRSGKALFRPSELSKIDLPPGRLLLTTIRSHDQFNTTIYGLDDRYRGIDGGRHVLFIGEADIAKYGLTAGQNVDITSHFSDRERSVFGFTVVPYRMPPDCVAAYFPEANPLIPLGSTAKRSGTPTSKCVIVSVTPSV
- a CDS encoding molybdenum cofactor guanylyltransferase; the encoded protein is MIDLESFILIGGRSSRLGKDKAFVEVDGVTLAERAARTVEQAFPDVHVTFVAGAGSQFPLDTIAGLARPMIADLRPGFGAWSGLHAALAYARTEWALVLACDYPFVTDELLRFLAGCASDGHDAIVAVQPDGRLQPLCALYRVGPMLAEIEGLMNRCHSMPPLVQFLEREQTRLVAADEYSAAGDPKMLFLNINTQDDLERARVAK
- a CDS encoding amidophosphoribosyltransferase translates to MDIWPDKFREECGIFGIFGHAEASTLTQLGLFALQHRGQEACGIVSADGDDLIQQRGIGLIADVLNPEVLTKLPGTAAIGHTRYSTAGKNTIKEVQPFRVKCQHGLIAVCHNGNLPFAEARRRELEKDGAIFSSTSDTETILHGIARTKATNAVEAIKKVLAETEGAFSLLFLTTDALIAVRDARGFRPLVLGKYQDAWCVASETCAFDLIDAEYVREVEPGEMVIIDWRGLHSSMPFEQKQHAVCTFEHVYFSRPDSIIFGRSVNQSRHMMGRHLAVEHPADADIVVPVPDSGVAAAIGYSAQSSIPFRQAIIRNHYVGRTFIEPTQNIRSFGVRLKLNPIKDLINGRRVVLVDDSIVRGTTSKKIVQMVREAGAAEVHMRVSCPPTTHSCYYGVDTPDRDQLIASHTPVDEICRQIGADSLGYLSLTGLLQSIGLDPAATCSACWTGKYPTLIANSESAAS